The following DNA comes from Triticum urartu cultivar G1812 unplaced genomic scaffold, Tu2.1 TuUngrouped_contig_4334, whole genome shotgun sequence.
CTGTTTGGCACGTTTGATCAAAATAGCCAACATTTCTGCAACAATGTTGAATACCATTGGACACAAAGGGTCGCCCTGACATAGTCCCTTTTTGTCTGGAAGTAATGGCGACATCATCATTGACTTTTATAGCCACACTACGTCTAGTGATGAAATTATCAACATATTAGCACACTATCACCAACAGTCTCTTGCATAGAATATGAGAATCTTCACTCGCATGATTGGGAAGCTAAATTTGAATTTCACTTCTGGGGGCACATTTTCACATATTTTACAATCAGAATGCGAAGATACAACAAACCAGATTGTCCTATGTGCCTGCACAAAAGCACTTGATAAATATCTCGGATTGACGGAGCTATTTGCACAGAAGTTTCTTGATCCTGAGTGTGGTAGGCACTAGTAGCAAGGTTTCTGAGAAGGAAAGGGATGTAAATCTTAAAAATGTGTAATATTTTCACATCAGTAAAATACACTGGTATATTTTTTTCAAATCAATTTATTAGTTGCTATGGTTTAGTGATTGATACTACACTCTCACAAATTTAATTCTAGAAACTACTGCATGATATTGCTAGCTAGTGATGCAAACTTACATAAGAACATGTGAGTAACTCAAATGTTAGTACATAGGGTTGTACATGTGACTGCAGCAATGGAATAAGTGTGCACTCTTCTATCCTTAAAAAAGGTGGCTAACTATGCAAGGCACAAACTACTACACATACCAGTCTATAAACTGCTCCAAAGACCGCTGGATTTCATATTGGTTATTAGTCTATATGAAAAACAGTAATATGTATGTTACTCCTTGTGTATCCGATTTTAATCAGCATGCACCCTTCTTCCATGGTTATATGTCAAAGCAAATTAAGTAATGATTTTCTTTATTATTTTTGATATTCTTCAGGTCTCTGGTTATTGTGGCCTCCTAATCGGAAGTCCTATAATTTTGTACGAGATCATAGCATTTGTTCTCCCTGGTTTAACCAAGGATGAGCGGAAATTCCTAGGGCCCATTGTTTTGGGTTCTTCAGTTCTGTTCTACCTTGGCATTTTATTCTCCTACACTGTTCTTGCTCCAGCAGCATTGAACTTCTTCGTGAATTATGCCGAAGGAGCGGTGGAATCGATATGGTCAATAGACCAGTACTTTGAGTTCGTACTTGTGCTTCTGTTCAGCACAGGATTATCTTTTCAGGTAAACATGGCCTCTATGCTTAGAACATGATATTAAGTTGGGTGTTGGAAAGTGTTCCTTTGCTTACAATTGTACCAAAATTAAACATTGGATCATGTAATGTTCTGTCTAAGTTTATGTACACGGATGTTCATGTGGCAGACATTGCTGAGAATCCACTTCATTGTAGGTTTGCTAGGTTGTTGCAAGGGCTTTAAAATGGTAGGTATCATTTATGAAGACACTGGATTTTGTAACCACAAATAGGTTGTGTTGGATTAAGTCTGTATGTTCCCCGCAAAAAAGAAGAAAGGATTAAGTCTGTATGTGTAGACAAAGTTATACCTGTCAAGAAAGTTCTCCACCGGATCTAATTTGTGATTTGTGTTTTTTACGTTCTTGTCATGAGTGATCATGTGGACCACTTCATGAACAACTAGAAAGTATattgttactccctccgttctaaaataCTTGTCGTGGTTTTTTCAAATTAATCATGTATGCTCCAGTCAGTAGCTGAATCTTGATAACTGGAATTGGCACTCGTGCATGTCTGAGTAAATCGTTATCTGATTATCCAAATGAGCTGGTGGTTTGCCTTTCCTTCCTTTGATAAGCAAATGGTACTATCATAGACCTGCACAGCAAATAGTACTACCATAACTTGCTATCCATGTGTCAGAACCATGAGTTGGTCGCGAAATCTTATGGTTTCATCTCTAGCCTAACCCAACTTGTTTGGGATTAAAGGctttgttgttattgttgttgttgttagaAATATAATGAATTTCCATGCTACTCTTTTCCAGGTCCCTGTGATCCAGCTGTTGCTGGGGCAAGTTGGACTGGTTTCCAGCGAACAAATGCTCTCAATCTGGAGGTATGTTGTTGTTGGTGCGGTGGTTGCTGCGGCTGTGCTTACGCCCTCGACTGATCCCTTGACTCAGATGCTTTTGGCGGGTCCACTGCTTGGTCTGTACTTGGGTGGTGCGTGGATGGTCAGGCTAACTGGGCGCTAACTGCAACAAGCGTTGTAGTGATTGGGTATTGTGTTAGTGTACTACTAGAAATCATAGCCGTGTTGATTGGTCCAAGTGGTCACCGTCCCCCACTGTAACATAGTCTTGTATAAAATTAATTCGGCTGCTTCTCATCTACGAGCACATTATTTGGCCCTCTTCTACGCGAGCCATGCTTCGGTACGTATAGACACCTCGGTATGTGACGCGTACGAGTTATACGTATACATACATAGCAGATCCGTCGGCCCATGAGACAACTGGCGCACGTTCCCCCTCCATcctgggcctggcccatttattattttattattttttaagctTCAGAAAATTAGTGGGTGAGCAG
Coding sequences within:
- the LOC125527677 gene encoding sec-independent protein translocase protein TATC, chloroplastic (The sequence of the model RefSeq protein was modified relative to this genomic sequence to represent the inferred CDS: added 192 bases not found in genome assembly); the encoded protein is MSIFDHLEELRARIFISVLAVGASIIGCFAFSKDIIKILEAPVSVQGVRFLQLSPGEFFFTTLKVSGYCGLLIGSPIILYEIIAFVLPGLTKDERKFLGPIVLGSSVLFYLGILFSYTVLAPAALNFFVNYAEGAVESIWSIDQYFEFVLVLLFSTGLSFQVPVIQLLLGQVGLVSSEQMLSIWRYVVVGAVVAAAVLTPSTDPLTQMLLAGPLLGLYLGGAWMVRLTGR